Proteins from a single region of Desulfovibrio sp. X2:
- a CDS encoding Lin0512 family protein, with protein MARRRFAIELGYAADLHGEDMTKAAVRAVRDAVSRICLCGIVEIFGRGDFSGVYVHADVAVPEPASVDRDAVLAAIPIGEKTLTVTPGGLRAAGIEVPCFGPGVSSIVAACAALTVSIEIGDGETQKEQSGSRAGSCAAGAE; from the coding sequence ATGGCGCGCAGACGCTTCGCCATCGAGCTCGGCTACGCCGCGGACCTGCACGGCGAGGACATGACCAAGGCCGCGGTCCGCGCGGTCCGCGACGCGGTCTCCCGGATATGCCTGTGCGGCATCGTGGAGATCTTCGGCCGCGGCGACTTCAGCGGCGTCTACGTGCACGCGGACGTTGCCGTGCCCGAGCCCGCGAGCGTGGACCGCGACGCGGTGCTGGCCGCCATCCCCATCGGCGAGAAGACCCTGACGGTGACCCCCGGGGGCCTTCGCGCGGCCGGGATCGAGGTGCCGTGCTTCGGCCCGGGCGTGAGCAGCATCGTGGCCGCATGCGCCGCGCTGACCGTCTCCATCGAGATCGGGGACGGCGAAACGCAGAAGGAACAATCCGGCAGCCGGGCGGGCAGTTGCGCCGCCGGGGCCGAATAA
- a CDS encoding thiamine pyrophosphate-dependent dehydrogenase E1 component subunit alpha: protein MALSKKTLVHMYETMQKIRMFEQKLQEFFAAGEIPGFVHLYLGEEAVATGACAALTDADMITSTHRGHGHLLAKGGDLKLMMAEIFGRKTGYCKGKGGSMHIADLDLGILGANGIVGGGGPLACGAALAAKYKKSDRVALCFFGDGASNQGTTQESLNMASAWKLPLVFVNENNGYGISCPQCKSMAVVDIADRAAAYDMPGVVVDGNDVLAVHEAVAEAVKRARKGEGPSLIECKTYRWRGHFEGDACTYRCVEELQEWMGKDPIPRFEAKLIEGGTLTAKEVEAITSRIAQAIDEAVQFAKDSPMPSPSALLDDVYA from the coding sequence ATGGCTCTCAGCAAGAAGACCCTGGTCCATATGTACGAGACGATGCAGAAGATCCGCATGTTCGAGCAGAAGCTGCAGGAGTTCTTCGCCGCGGGCGAGATTCCCGGCTTCGTGCACCTCTACCTGGGCGAGGAGGCCGTGGCCACGGGCGCGTGCGCCGCGCTGACCGACGCCGACATGATCACCAGCACCCACCGCGGCCACGGCCACCTGCTGGCCAAGGGCGGCGACCTGAAGCTGATGATGGCCGAGATCTTCGGCCGCAAGACCGGCTACTGCAAGGGCAAGGGCGGCTCCATGCACATCGCCGACCTCGACCTCGGCATCCTCGGCGCCAACGGCATCGTGGGCGGCGGCGGCCCCCTGGCCTGCGGCGCGGCCCTGGCCGCCAAGTACAAGAAGAGCGACCGCGTGGCCCTGTGCTTCTTCGGCGACGGCGCGTCCAACCAGGGCACCACGCAGGAGTCCCTGAACATGGCCAGCGCCTGGAAGCTGCCGCTGGTCTTCGTGAACGAGAACAACGGCTACGGAATCTCCTGCCCACAGTGCAAGTCCATGGCCGTGGTGGACATCGCGGACCGCGCCGCGGCCTACGACATGCCCGGCGTGGTGGTGGACGGCAACGACGTGCTGGCCGTGCACGAGGCGGTGGCCGAGGCCGTGAAGCGCGCCCGCAAGGGCGAGGGGCCGTCCCTCATCGAGTGCAAGACCTACCGCTGGCGCGGCCACTTCGAGGGCGACGCCTGCACGTACCGCTGCGTGGAGGAGCTGCAGGAGTGGATGGGCAAGGACCCCATCCCCCGCTTCGAGGCCAAGCTCATCGAGGGCGGGACCCTGACGGCCAAGGAAGTGGAGGCGATCACGTCGCGCATCGCGCAGGCCATCGACGAGGCGGTGCAGTTCGCCAAGGACAGCCCCATGCCCTCCCCGTCCGCGCTGCTGGACGACGTCTACGCGTAG
- a CDS encoding alpha-ketoacid dehydrogenase subunit beta: MSEKTYLQALNEALRQEMEQDENVFILGEDVGQFGGCFGVTQGLYEKFGEARVMDTPITESVIVGAAAGAAASGLRPVAELMFVDFIGVAMDQLFNQAAKMRFMFGGKATVPMTLRMPQGAGIGAAAQHSQCLESWFMNIPGLKVVIPSSPYDAKGLLISAIRDDNPVVFLEHKLLYGVSGEVPDESYAIELGKADVKRTGADVTVVATSNTVYAALAAAETLKADGIDVEVVDPRCLQPLDKDTILESVKKTHALVVAHEAVTFAGPGAEIAAMVAEEALDYLDAPIKRVGAPFCPVPFSPPLEKAYIPGADAIVEAVKGLR, encoded by the coding sequence ATGTCCGAGAAAACATATCTTCAGGCGCTGAACGAGGCGCTGCGGCAGGAAATGGAGCAGGACGAGAACGTCTTCATCCTCGGCGAGGACGTCGGGCAGTTCGGCGGCTGCTTCGGCGTGACGCAGGGGCTCTACGAGAAGTTCGGCGAGGCCCGGGTCATGGACACGCCGATCACCGAGAGCGTCATCGTGGGCGCCGCCGCGGGCGCCGCCGCCAGCGGCCTGCGCCCCGTGGCCGAGCTCATGTTCGTGGACTTCATCGGCGTGGCCATGGACCAGCTCTTCAACCAGGCCGCCAAGATGCGCTTCATGTTCGGCGGCAAGGCCACGGTGCCCATGACCCTGCGCATGCCGCAGGGCGCGGGCATCGGCGCGGCCGCGCAGCATTCCCAGTGCCTGGAGTCCTGGTTCATGAACATCCCCGGCCTCAAGGTCGTCATCCCGTCGAGCCCCTACGACGCCAAGGGCCTGCTCATAAGCGCCATCCGCGACGACAACCCGGTGGTCTTCCTGGAGCACAAGCTGCTCTACGGCGTCTCGGGCGAGGTCCCGGACGAGAGCTACGCCATCGAGCTCGGCAAGGCCGACGTGAAGCGCACGGGCGCCGACGTGACCGTGGTCGCCACCTCCAACACGGTCTACGCCGCCCTGGCCGCGGCCGAGACGCTCAAGGCCGACGGCATCGACGTCGAGGTCGTGGACCCGCGCTGCCTGCAGCCCCTGGACAAGGACACGATCCTCGAGTCCGTGAAGAAGACCCATGCCCTGGTCGTGGCCCATGAGGCCGTGACCTTCGCCGGTCCCGGCGCCGAGATCGCGGCCATGGTCGCGGAGGAGGCCCTGGACTACCTCGACGCGCCCATCAAACGCGTGGGAGCCCCCTTCTGTCCGGTGCCGTTCTCCCCTCCCTTGGAGAAGGCGTACATTCCCGGCGCGGACGCCATCGTCGAGGCGGTCAAGGGTCTGCGCTAG
- a CDS encoding ATP-NAD kinase family protein: protein MSIVGILANPASGKDIRRLVAHGSVFDNQEKVRMVRRLILGLERGGASRVVYMPDSYATVPRALNAISPSIPVEPIEMPMRGNQQDTTTAAGIMETLGVGCMVVLGGDGTSRAACKGTVEIPILPLSTGTNNVFPFMGEATVAGLAAGIVAGGTLPREACCTRACMFDILRGKNLSEMEPADIALVDAAVYDDVFLASRAVWHMEKVPQLFLTRCSASAIGLSAIGGQLRSIRPEEPLGLALALGEPARTTVTAAIAPGMFAEVAVREIREMRPGEVHPVSVSPGLIAVDGEREVEIHRGERAAVRLNTHGPLVVDVGRVMALAREMEIFCR from the coding sequence GTGAGCATCGTCGGCATCCTGGCCAATCCGGCCTCCGGCAAGGACATACGCCGCCTGGTGGCGCACGGCAGCGTCTTCGACAACCAGGAGAAGGTGCGCATGGTGCGCCGCCTCATCCTCGGGCTCGAGCGCGGCGGGGCCTCGCGCGTCGTCTACATGCCGGACTCATACGCCACCGTCCCCCGCGCCCTGAACGCCATCTCACCGTCCATCCCCGTGGAGCCGATCGAGATGCCCATGCGGGGCAACCAGCAGGACACCACCACGGCCGCGGGCATCATGGAGACCCTGGGCGTGGGCTGCATGGTGGTTCTGGGCGGCGACGGCACGAGCCGCGCGGCCTGCAAGGGCACGGTCGAGATTCCCATCCTGCCCCTGTCCACGGGGACCAACAACGTCTTTCCGTTCATGGGCGAGGCCACGGTGGCGGGGCTCGCGGCAGGCATCGTGGCAGGCGGCACCCTGCCGCGCGAGGCCTGCTGCACGCGGGCGTGCATGTTCGACATCCTGCGCGGCAAGAACCTCTCGGAGATGGAGCCCGCGGACATCGCGCTGGTGGACGCCGCGGTCTACGACGACGTCTTCCTGGCCTCGCGGGCCGTGTGGCACATGGAGAAGGTGCCCCAGCTCTTCCTGACCCGCTGCAGCGCCTCGGCCATCGGGCTCTCGGCCATCGGCGGGCAGCTGCGCAGCATCCGGCCCGAGGAGCCGCTGGGGCTCGCGCTCGCGCTCGGCGAACCGGCCCGGACCACGGTCACGGCGGCCATCGCCCCGGGCATGTTCGCCGAGGTCGCGGTGCGCGAAATACGCGAAATGCGGCCGGGCGAGGTGCACCCCGTCTCCGTCTCGCCCGGGCTCATCGCCGTGGACGGCGAGCGCGAGGTGGAGATCCACCGCGGCGAGCGCGCCGCCGTGCGGCTGAACACGCACGGCCCGCTGGTCGTGGACGTGGGTCGGGTCATGGCCCTGGCCCGGGAGATGGAGATTTTCTGCAGATGA